The proteins below are encoded in one region of Paraburkholderia aromaticivorans:
- a CDS encoding fimbria/pilus outer membrane usher protein translates to MAGKRQSEFARGLNGRALWHTQALMFGALGACVSASGHAQALAGGSSLFSGQRNNDGVDASAMVRDMSASTSEPVVNPYAESPSATLGYAFNTFHTSGQGAADTQRYLGLTAGVNIGNWQVRERGALQSSTGRGTSYQNIAAYLQHDIPSLTSRLVLGDQFTDGAVFDSIGVRGVKMESVDSAESESVPGYAPLVRGVAMSNALVTVTQNGNRVYEATVAPGPFEINDVAATGYGGNLLVTVTEADGSRHSFTVPYASVVPLVRPASTRFSIVGGVSRDPQIRHHSALLQGAVQHGFNSVVTGYGGAIVADGYLSGLIGAALRTPIGALSADVSEAQADVSHARSTRGTSLRIGYSKFVEQTDTNVSIAAIGYSSGGFLTLRDAMLGRDAMLGRDAVQMGCGADRIGRRRNQMQITLNQRAGADGGALYVVGSTSNYWNRSGSDTQFQIGYAGALRVAEANLNYTVSVSRQRNGLAGPMSNQVFASVSMPLGKVEHASTLSAGLMDDSRAGWSEQAMLAGSAGAADELRYGMYGTHSERSTTGGGNAQYHSPYATFGGSASGGSGYSQESANIRGSVFVRRGGITLGNAPEVTADIVPPKSGVAVSSSDSVGPNAGSPGYVPVPHLVPGSADPIEIDVRHDLQDGNAGPTSLGTASRWNAWVVKHESVGDNVAENVATADQTEGAERLMLFMNTVPMKVYARNSVVLWSDVERGNGHH, encoded by the coding sequence ATGGCGGGAAAAAGACAGTCCGAATTCGCACGGGGATTGAATGGGCGTGCGCTTTGGCACACCCAGGCGCTGATGTTCGGTGCGCTCGGCGCTTGCGTGTCGGCGTCCGGGCACGCGCAGGCGCTTGCCGGCGGCAGTAGCCTGTTCAGCGGCCAGCGCAACAATGACGGCGTCGATGCTTCGGCAATGGTGCGGGATATGTCGGCGTCCACAAGCGAACCTGTTGTGAATCCGTACGCGGAAAGTCCGTCGGCGACGCTCGGCTACGCTTTCAATACGTTCCATACGTCGGGGCAAGGAGCAGCGGACACACAGCGTTATCTTGGCTTGACTGCCGGCGTCAATATCGGCAACTGGCAAGTGCGCGAACGGGGTGCGTTGCAGTCCAGTACGGGCCGGGGCACGTCATACCAGAATATCGCGGCTTACCTGCAGCATGACATTCCCTCCTTGACGAGCCGGCTCGTGCTCGGGGACCAGTTCACGGACGGCGCTGTGTTCGACAGCATCGGCGTGCGCGGCGTAAAGATGGAGAGTGTCGATAGCGCGGAGTCTGAGTCGGTGCCCGGTTACGCACCTTTGGTGCGCGGCGTGGCGATGTCGAATGCGCTGGTCACTGTTACGCAGAACGGCAACCGTGTATACGAAGCGACAGTCGCGCCAGGGCCGTTTGAGATTAATGACGTTGCAGCAACAGGTTATGGCGGCAATCTGCTCGTCACCGTGACGGAAGCGGACGGCAGTCGGCACAGCTTCACTGTGCCGTATGCATCCGTCGTGCCACTGGTGCGTCCGGCCTCGACGCGCTTCAGCATCGTCGGTGGCGTGAGCCGTGACCCGCAGATCAGGCATCACAGCGCTTTGCTGCAAGGCGCGGTTCAGCATGGTTTCAACAGCGTGGTGACGGGCTATGGCGGGGCGATTGTCGCGGACGGTTACCTGTCCGGCCTGATCGGTGCGGCGCTCCGTACGCCGATCGGCGCACTGTCGGCCGACGTCTCGGAGGCTCAGGCCGATGTGTCGCATGCGCGGAGTACGCGCGGCACAAGCCTGCGCATCGGCTACAGCAAGTTCGTCGAGCAGACGGATACGAACGTGTCGATCGCGGCAATTGGCTACTCATCCGGTGGCTTCCTCACGCTGCGCGACGCGATGCTCGGGCGCGACGCGATGCTCGGGCGGGACGCAGTGCAAATGGGTTGTGGCGCAGATCGCATCGGACGCCGGCGCAACCAGATGCAGATCACGCTGAACCAGCGCGCGGGCGCCGATGGCGGCGCGCTTTACGTGGTCGGCTCGACATCGAACTATTGGAATCGTTCGGGCTCCGACACGCAGTTCCAGATTGGCTATGCCGGCGCGTTGCGTGTGGCGGAAGCGAATCTGAACTACACCGTATCGGTTTCCCGTCAGCGCAACGGGTTGGCAGGGCCAATGAGCAATCAGGTGTTCGCAAGCGTCTCGATGCCGCTCGGCAAGGTGGAGCACGCTTCGACGCTTTCGGCGGGCCTGATGGATGACAGTCGCGCCGGCTGGTCCGAACAGGCCATGCTCGCGGGCTCCGCAGGCGCTGCGGATGAACTGCGTTACGGCATGTACGGGACGCACTCAGAGCGGTCGACGACAGGTGGTGGCAATGCGCAGTATCACAGTCCTTACGCGACCTTCGGTGGGAGCGCGAGCGGCGGTTCCGGCTACTCGCAGGAGTCGGCGAACATTCGGGGCTCGGTGTTTGTTCGCAGGGGAGGCATCACGCTGGGCAACGCGCCTGAAGTCACAGCGGATATCGTCCCGCCGAAAAGTGGCGTAGCCGTCAGCTCATCAGACTCTGTTGGCCCGAACGCCGGCAGTCCCGGCTATGTACCCGTGCCGCATCTGGTGCCGGGCAGTGCGGATCCGATTGAAATCGACGTCCGGCATGACCTGCAAGACGGCAACGCCGGGCCGACGAGTCTGGGGACTGCGTCGCGGTGGAATGCGTGGGTCGTCAAGCATGAGTCGGTTGGCGATAACGTTGCTGAGAATGTCGCCACTGCGGACCAGACGGAAGGCGCCGAGCGTTTGATGCTGTTCATGAACACCGTGCCGATGAAAGTGTATGCCCGTAATTCAGTCGTCTTGTGGTCGGATGTCGAGCGCGGGAACGGGCATCACTGA